From Hartmannibacter diazotrophicus, a single genomic window includes:
- a CDS encoding putative B6 ABC transporter permease subunit 1, with the protein MNALFTEAFLTALLLGAVTAGIPLMLAGLGEQISEKAGVLNIGIEGMMLFGAYCGFLAAYGTGSIWLGFLAGAAGGMAVASLMALFCVRLGLSQIVIGIALTLGAEGLTALLHHFQFSQSYPRLPAVETLPIPGLASLPVVGPALFDRPPIIYLAVAAIVLTGFVFRSTHLGLALQAAGDKPAALDAAGVNVTAIRSGAVLTTGVLAGLGGAFMAEVGAGIFVPFMTNGNGFIGIVLAMLARGRPSLVLVGALVFGACLSATTALQVAGVDIPTDVIQMLPFAVVLLILVLFGRQASLPAALGIHYQRGAR; encoded by the coding sequence ATGAACGCGCTCTTCACCGAAGCCTTCCTGACCGCGCTGCTGCTTGGGGCCGTCACCGCGGGGATTCCGCTGATGCTCGCAGGGCTTGGCGAGCAGATCTCCGAGAAGGCCGGCGTCCTCAACATCGGCATCGAGGGCATGATGCTCTTCGGCGCCTATTGCGGATTTCTGGCCGCCTACGGCACCGGCTCGATCTGGCTCGGCTTCCTCGCGGGCGCCGCCGGCGGCATGGCCGTGGCAAGCCTGATGGCGCTCTTCTGCGTGCGGCTCGGCCTCAGCCAGATCGTCATCGGCATCGCGCTGACGCTCGGCGCCGAGGGGCTGACGGCGCTGCTGCATCATTTCCAGTTCTCGCAGAGCTATCCCCGTCTGCCGGCGGTCGAGACCTTGCCGATCCCGGGCCTTGCGTCGCTGCCCGTGGTCGGACCGGCGCTGTTCGATCGCCCGCCGATCATCTATCTCGCCGTCGCGGCCATCGTGCTCACGGGCTTCGTCTTCCGCTCCACCCATTTGGGGCTGGCGCTTCAGGCGGCCGGCGACAAGCCCGCAGCCCTTGATGCGGCGGGCGTGAATGTCACCGCCATTCGCAGCGGCGCGGTGCTGACGACGGGCGTGCTGGCGGGCCTCGGCGGCGCGTTCATGGCCGAGGTGGGGGCGGGCATCTTCGTGCCCTTCATGACCAACGGTAACGGCTTCATCGGCATCGTCCTGGCGATGCTAGCGCGCGGTCGTCCGAGCCTCGTCCTCGTCGGGGCGCTCGTTTTCGGAGCCTGCCTGTCGGCGACGACCGCGCTGCAGGTGGCCGGCGTCGATATCCCGACCGACGTCATCCAGATGCTGCCCTTCGCGGTCGTGCTGCTAATTCTCGTGCTCTTCGGCCGGCAGGCGAGCCTGCCGGCGGCGCTTGGCATCCATTATCAGCGAGGCGCGCGATGA
- a CDS encoding putative B6 ABC transporter substrate-binding protein, protein MRKILLGGVALALMAATSLAGAAELKSIAILTPEAGTDYGWNQQGIDAAKAAAKAAGIEAMVADNLGYGDVRPTLRELAEDGAGLLIAHASGYNTAAPEIGAEMSVPVAIVDRPDALKAGAVADYTCSGHEGSYLAGRLAAKMSRTGTVGIVVSGEPPSWNSQSAAFAEGAKAEKSDITVRYAVIGPAAYSDAAGGKRVTEALIAAGADIIFGQGNGSSFGMLQAVETTKATDGGKVYFIDVIGDKTPIDKGYLLSSVVWNLEPVYAGMIEDIKADKFGSRNYGIELKDDSVSLLKTKQIPDDVWGEVMALRQDIIDGKIKVEPHFDADSVHALVTEMAVAAQ, encoded by the coding sequence ATGAGAAAGATTCTTCTTGGAGGTGTTGCTCTTGCGTTGATGGCGGCGACGTCATTGGCGGGCGCGGCGGAACTGAAGTCCATCGCCATCCTGACGCCCGAGGCGGGCACGGACTACGGCTGGAACCAGCAGGGCATCGATGCGGCCAAGGCGGCGGCAAAGGCCGCCGGCATCGAAGCCATGGTGGCCGATAATCTCGGTTACGGCGATGTCCGCCCGACCCTGCGTGAACTCGCCGAGGACGGCGCCGGCCTGCTGATCGCCCATGCCAGCGGCTACAACACGGCGGCGCCCGAGATCGGTGCGGAAATGAGCGTGCCGGTGGCCATCGTCGACCGTCCGGACGCCCTGAAGGCCGGCGCGGTTGCCGACTACACTTGCTCCGGCCATGAGGGCTCCTATCTCGCCGGCCGGCTTGCCGCCAAGATGTCGCGCACGGGAACGGTCGGCATCGTCGTTTCCGGCGAGCCTCCGTCATGGAACTCCCAGTCGGCCGCCTTCGCCGAAGGAGCCAAGGCTGAGAAGTCGGACATCACCGTGCGTTACGCCGTGATCGGCCCGGCCGCCTATTCGGACGCCGCCGGCGGCAAGCGCGTCACCGAGGCGCTGATCGCGGCCGGTGCCGACATCATCTTCGGCCAGGGCAACGGCTCCAGCTTCGGCATGCTGCAGGCGGTCGAGACCACCAAGGCGACGGACGGCGGCAAGGTCTATTTCATTGACGTCATCGGCGACAAGACGCCGATCGACAAGGGCTACCTGCTGAGTTCGGTCGTCTGGAACCTTGAGCCGGTCTATGCCGGCATGATCGAGGACATCAAGGCCGACAAGTTCGGCAGCCGCAACTACGGCATCGAGCTCAAGGACGATTCGGTGAGCCTCCTGAAGACCAAGCAGATCCCGGACGATGTCTGGGGCGAGGTCATGGCGCTGCGCCAGGACATCATCGACGGCAAGATCAAGGTCGAGCCGCATTTCGACGCCGACAGCGTGCATGCGCTGGTGACCGAGATGGCGGTTGCCGCACAGTAA
- a CDS encoding 4-hydroxyphenylacetate 3-hydroxylase N-terminal domain-containing protein, whose protein sequence is MNAQPQAKDTPASHRLKTGAEFKASLDDGRALWVGGERIAKVFDDPALSAGVDLIASMFDDQFKPEFADATTYKDPATGTVYSRSWQVPRTVEDLKDRRKMIEYTSLKTAGTFGRPPDLAPAIAVGLLAYLPTFKEKKSLIDGCSPDFAENIEAYVQYGRENNLTASESLTGPQNDRSSPKGAEASLLKVKSVESGGIRVSGAKTVGSISAQANEIFFTNLGGIRETPAEACIWASVPIASEGIRLISREMVSHPGADPFDHPVASLGEEADQLIIFDNVFVPKDRIFNLGDPTAMSYYGPVCVFAHWHVLTRLAVKAELFVGAGQLVLDVLGTGHIPAVQGMLGEIIEYAQTLRAFIIAAETLAKPTEGGVMAPDVGMLTAGRLHSIQHYPRIIHTLQELCGQGLVMRFGKKAFENPEIGHYLQDLLPGKGVSAEVKELLMNFVWDMTSSSLAGRVALFENVNASPAPRLRERLFNEVKRDEFIAQVKTLAGMP, encoded by the coding sequence ATGAATGCCCAGCCACAGGCGAAGGACACGCCGGCAAGCCACCGCCTGAAAACAGGCGCCGAGTTCAAGGCGTCGCTCGATGACGGCCGCGCGCTCTGGGTCGGCGGCGAGCGCATCGCGAAAGTTTTCGACGATCCGGCGCTTTCGGCCGGCGTCGACCTCATCGCGAGCATGTTCGACGACCAGTTCAAGCCCGAGTTCGCCGACGCCACGACCTACAAGGATCCCGCGACCGGGACCGTCTACAGCCGCTCCTGGCAGGTGCCCCGCACGGTGGAGGACCTGAAAGACCGGCGCAAGATGATCGAGTACACGAGCCTCAAGACGGCCGGCACCTTCGGCCGTCCGCCGGATCTCGCCCCGGCGATCGCCGTCGGCCTGCTCGCCTACCTGCCGACCTTCAAGGAAAAGAAGTCGCTGATCGACGGCTGCTCGCCGGACTTCGCCGAGAACATCGAGGCCTATGTCCAGTATGGCCGCGAGAACAATCTCACGGCCTCTGAGAGCCTCACCGGACCGCAGAACGACCGCTCGTCGCCGAAGGGCGCCGAAGCCTCGCTGCTGAAGGTCAAGAGCGTCGAGAGCGGCGGTATCCGCGTTTCGGGCGCCAAGACGGTCGGTTCGATCTCGGCGCAGGCCAATGAGATCTTCTTCACCAATCTCGGCGGTATTCGCGAGACACCGGCCGAGGCCTGCATCTGGGCGTCCGTGCCGATCGCCTCTGAGGGCATCCGCCTGATCTCGCGCGAGATGGTCAGCCATCCCGGCGCCGATCCCTTCGACCATCCTGTGGCGAGCCTTGGCGAGGAAGCCGACCAGCTCATCATCTTCGACAATGTCTTCGTGCCGAAGGACCGCATCTTCAATCTCGGCGACCCGACGGCAATGTCCTATTACGGACCTGTCTGCGTCTTCGCCCACTGGCACGTTCTGACGCGCCTTGCGGTGAAGGCCGAGCTTTTCGTCGGCGCCGGCCAGCTGGTGCTGGATGTGCTCGGCACCGGTCATATCCCGGCCGTGCAGGGCATGCTCGGAGAGATCATCGAATACGCCCAGACGCTGCGCGCCTTCATCATCGCCGCCGAGACGCTGGCCAAGCCCACCGAGGGCGGCGTGATGGCGCCCGACGTCGGCATGCTGACGGCCGGCCGCCTGCACTCGATCCAGCATTACCCGCGCATCATCCACACGCTGCAGGAGCTCTGCGGCCAGGGTCTCGTGATGCGCTTCGGCAAGAAGGCCTTCGAGAACCCGGAGATCGGCCACTACCTGCAGGATCTCCTGCCGGGCAAGGGGGTCAGCGCCGAGGTCAAGGAGCTCCTGATGAATTTCGTCTGGGACATGACCTCGTCCTCGCTCGCCGGCCGCGTGGCCCTCTTCGAGAACGTCAACGCCAGCCCCGCGCCGCGCCTGCGCGAGCGTCTCTTCAACGAGGTCAAGCGCGACGAGTTCATCGCACAGGTGAAGACCCTCGCGGGCATGCCGTAA
- a CDS encoding ester cyclase yields the protein MTEGSPTDLVDAFYRAYNAQDAAAATALYAQDGWHQEGDSGPRRDGQAALQQGLERFFVMLPDAHWLVRETVTCGGTVAVVYTLTGRLGIDIGGSPTRGKPIELAGIHMFQLGENSIAGTRDYWDIREFQRQIKGENA from the coding sequence ATGACCGAGGGGTCACCCACCGACCTCGTGGATGCCTTCTATCGCGCCTACAATGCGCAGGATGCAGCCGCGGCCACGGCGCTCTACGCGCAGGACGGATGGCACCAGGAAGGCGACAGCGGCCCGCGCCGGGACGGTCAGGCCGCACTCCAGCAAGGGCTGGAGCGCTTCTTCGTCATGCTGCCCGATGCGCACTGGCTGGTGCGCGAGACGGTCACCTGCGGGGGGACCGTCGCCGTGGTCTATACGCTCACCGGACGGCTCGGGATCGACATCGGCGGTTCCCCGACGCGGGGCAAGCCGATCGAACTCGCCGGCATCCACATGTTCCAGCTCGGCGAGAATTCCATTGCCGGCACGCGGGACTATTGGGACATCCGGGAGTTCCAGCGCCAGATCAAGGGAGAGAATGCATGA
- the ppaT gene encoding pyridoxamine--pyruvate transaminase, producing the protein MRYAPTDSPVFTLTTGPVDAYPAVLRGLAAPVLYDYDPAFQATYQRVCEKLQPIVKSETVPLLLQGEPILGLEAAAASAIGKDDVVLNLVSGVYAKGFEGWAARNGAKVLELAVPYDEVIDPADVAAMLKQHPEVTVVAACHHDTPSGTINPVGEIGAIVQAHGALFLVDAVSSFGGMAIDAASANADFFITGPNKCLGCPPALSILGLSRKAWAKMKATAEAPRASILSILDWEDAWKSSEPFPFTPSVAEINGLEAAIDLYVSEGPENVWARHALTAKACRAGMQAMGLALWPKSEGFASPTATAVRTPDGIDEAALRAEVRARYGVVLSSGRGETLGRLTRIGHMGPTAQPLYALVAVAAYGGALTALGHSVDIGTGTAAVLAAIDAS; encoded by the coding sequence ATGCGCTACGCCCCGACCGACAGCCCGGTCTTCACGCTGACCACCGGTCCCGTCGACGCCTACCCAGCCGTCCTTCGGGGCCTCGCCGCGCCCGTCCTCTACGACTACGACCCGGCCTTCCAGGCGACCTACCAGCGGGTGTGCGAGAAGCTCCAGCCGATCGTGAAATCCGAGACGGTGCCGCTGCTGCTCCAGGGCGAACCGATCCTCGGGCTCGAGGCGGCGGCGGCCTCGGCCATCGGCAAGGACGACGTCGTCCTCAACCTCGTCTCGGGTGTCTACGCCAAGGGCTTCGAGGGCTGGGCCGCACGCAACGGCGCGAAGGTGCTCGAGCTCGCGGTTCCCTATGATGAGGTCATCGACCCGGCCGATGTCGCCGCAATGCTGAAGCAGCACCCCGAGGTCACCGTCGTCGCAGCCTGCCATCACGACACGCCGTCGGGCACCATCAACCCGGTCGGCGAGATCGGCGCGATCGTCCAGGCGCATGGTGCGCTGTTCCTCGTCGACGCCGTTTCCTCCTTCGGCGGCATGGCGATCGACGCTGCGAGCGCCAACGCCGACTTCTTCATCACGGGACCGAACAAGTGCCTCGGCTGCCCGCCGGCGCTCTCGATCCTCGGCTTGTCCAGGAAGGCCTGGGCCAAGATGAAGGCGACGGCGGAAGCGCCGCGCGCCTCGATCCTGTCGATCCTCGACTGGGAAGATGCCTGGAAGAGCAGCGAGCCCTTCCCCTTCACGCCGTCGGTGGCCGAGATCAACGGCCTCGAGGCGGCGATCGACCTCTATGTAAGCGAAGGACCGGAAAACGTCTGGGCCCGCCACGCGCTGACGGCGAAGGCCTGCCGCGCCGGCATGCAGGCGATGGGCCTTGCGCTCTGGCCGAAGTCCGAAGGCTTCGCCTCGCCGACGGCCACCGCCGTGCGCACGCCTGACGGTATCGACGAGGCGGCACTGCGGGCCGAGGTCCGCGCCCGCTACGGTGTCGTCCTTTCGTCCGGCCGGGGCGAGACACTCGGTCGCCTGACCCGCATTGGCCACATGGGCCCGACGGCGCAGCCGCTCTATGCGCTGGTGGCGGTCGCGGCCTATGGCGGCGCGCTCACCGCGCTCGGCCACAGCGTCGATATCGGCACCGGAACCGCGGCCGTGCTCGCGGCGATCGACGCCAGCTGA
- a CDS encoding putative B6 ABC transporter permease subunit 2 translates to MTAETSGMNMGLAGQPAAWRSLVRILLLTVGPVLVALAIGGLILMVLGVDPLAYYAYVVKRGLMSSIGFQATLTRMAPLLLLAASLIVAFRAGIWNLGGDGQFLLGAVVVAATGPLLVGHLPYWGVLIVCMVVGMAVGALWSILPALLKAFQGVNEIITSLMMTFLGISLANVLVKLLFWDPGTTVPQTRTLEVVDRLPRLFGTTVSSGFFIGLVAVLLVHVMMTRTAFGLKLRIVGANPRAAVHAGLSVPMLTVAVFAISAALAGLAGAVEILGVQGNVRADWNPAYSLTVVPLVFLARFNGFATIAFVFLFSVLSIGGESAARRMGVPNFFTLVIVALLLIVLGLAEYLDQRRRAGGN, encoded by the coding sequence GTGACGGCGGAAACGAGCGGCATGAACATGGGCCTTGCCGGCCAGCCGGCGGCGTGGCGTTCGCTGGTGCGGATCCTTCTCCTCACCGTGGGGCCGGTCCTCGTGGCGCTGGCGATCGGCGGCCTGATCCTCATGGTCCTCGGCGTCGACCCGCTGGCCTACTACGCCTATGTGGTCAAGCGCGGCCTCATGTCCTCGATCGGCTTCCAGGCGACGCTGACACGCATGGCGCCGCTGCTGCTGCTGGCGGCAAGCCTGATCGTCGCCTTTCGCGCCGGCATCTGGAATCTCGGCGGCGACGGCCAGTTCCTGCTGGGCGCGGTCGTCGTCGCGGCGACCGGTCCTCTGCTGGTCGGTCATCTGCCCTACTGGGGCGTGCTCATCGTCTGCATGGTCGTCGGCATGGCCGTCGGCGCGCTCTGGTCGATCCTGCCGGCCCTGCTCAAGGCGTTTCAGGGCGTCAACGAGATCATCACAAGCCTGATGATGACCTTCCTCGGCATTTCCCTCGCCAATGTTCTCGTCAAGCTTCTCTTCTGGGACCCCGGCACCACGGTGCCCCAGACCCGCACCCTGGAGGTCGTCGATCGCCTGCCGCGCCTATTCGGCACGACCGTTTCCAGCGGCTTCTTCATCGGCCTCGTCGCGGTGCTGCTCGTCCATGTGATGATGACGCGCACGGCCTTCGGCCTGAAGCTCAGGATCGTCGGCGCCAATCCGCGCGCAGCGGTCCATGCCGGTCTCTCGGTGCCGATGCTCACCGTGGCGGTGTTTGCGATCTCTGCCGCCCTTGCCGGCCTTGCCGGCGCGGTCGAGATCCTCGGCGTGCAGGGCAACGTGCGCGCCGACTGGAACCCGGCCTACAGCCTCACTGTCGTGCCGCTGGTCTTCCTGGCCCGCTTCAACGGCTTTGCCACCATCGCCTTCGTCTTCCTCTTCTCGGTCCTCTCCATCGGCGGCGAGAGCGCGGCGCGGCGCATGGGCGTGCCGAATTTCTTCACGCTGGTCATCGTGGCGCTGCTGCTCATCGTGCTCGGCCTTGCCGAATATCTCGACCAGCGCCGACGCGCGGGAGGCAACTGA
- a CDS encoding FadR/GntR family transcriptional regulator: MSSIGTAADKSTRKERRASGADDAAFEELMESLRNIIAQTGGLPPERTVAEELSVKRHTLRRALGLLRENGELEPARAGRRANTREPQGNNLINSTNPLEVMELRLMLEPALARLAALRASPAEIERIRRAATTAPGADPNGADMTFHKAIAAGSRNSLASELYVILHRVANDGRLRFTDSDANLVPERVRMRDAEHLQIAEAIASRDPEAAERAMWQHLLAIQQKITGRLAPGGSL, encoded by the coding sequence GTGAGCTCGATCGGAACGGCAGCGGACAAGAGTACGCGAAAGGAGCGCAGGGCCTCCGGGGCGGACGATGCTGCCTTCGAGGAACTCATGGAGTCGCTGCGCAACATTATCGCTCAGACCGGCGGCCTGCCGCCCGAGCGGACGGTGGCCGAGGAACTGAGTGTCAAGCGGCACACCTTGCGGCGGGCCTTGGGGCTCTTGCGCGAGAACGGCGAATTGGAGCCGGCCCGCGCGGGCCGCCGGGCGAACACGCGCGAGCCGCAGGGCAACAACCTCATCAACTCCACCAATCCGCTGGAGGTGATGGAGTTGCGCCTGATGCTGGAGCCCGCGTTGGCGAGGCTTGCCGCCCTGCGCGCCTCGCCGGCCGAGATAGAGCGCATCCGGCGCGCGGCGACGACCGCGCCCGGTGCCGATCCCAACGGCGCCGACATGACCTTCCACAAGGCGATCGCCGCCGGCTCGCGCAATTCGCTTGCGTCCGAGCTCTATGTGATCCTGCACCGGGTCGCCAACGACGGCCGGCTGCGCTTTACCGACAGCGACGCCAACCTGGTTCCCGAGCGCGTTCGCATGCGCGATGCCGAGCACCTCCAGATCGCCGAGGCCATCGCCTCCCGCGATCCGGAAGCGGCCGAGCGCGCCATGTGGCAGCATCTTCTCGCGATCCAGCAGAAGATTACCGGACGGCTTGCCCCGGGCGGCTCGCTCTAG
- a CDS encoding putative B6 ABC transporter ATP-binding protein, which translates to MSLTHPTVSQESPQKAEPLIRLDRISKRFPGVVANDEVSVDIWPGEVHVLLGENGAGKSTLVGILSGIQRPDDGNILIDGKEADIPTPAAALSLGIGTVFQHAMLVPTLTVAENIALGGAPLGRPDRTGIAGDMARVCADLGISVDPNAKVGQLSLGEQQQVEIVRAVMRQSRVLILDEATAMLTPKGAEELGALMGRLVARGFAVIFITHKLNEALAYGHRITVLRLGRKVGELGPDDLERLGPKDATDEVIRLMFGERTAAGPGEEAHVRRTPLTPVPVFEIRDLSVSDPLVPVEDVSFGIRAGEIFGLAGIDGNGQKQFAEALAGQRPIASGEVILSGAEIGHLSPGNRRRIGLRYVTDDRLGEGTVGAFPISLNLLLKQVGEQPFWNRGFEQSSAIADHARQLVSDFDVRTPGIETPIGKLSGGNIQKALLARELTGDARVVIFAKPTYGLDVQNIRATRDRIRAAADRGLAVLLISTDLEEVLELSDRIAVMSQGRIVGTTENDTGARTRVGAMMSGVAA; encoded by the coding sequence ATGTCCCTTACCCACCCAACCGTCTCGCAAGAATCTCCCCAGAAGGCAGAGCCGCTGATCCGCCTCGACCGGATCTCGAAGCGCTTTCCCGGGGTCGTCGCCAACGACGAGGTCTCGGTCGATATCTGGCCGGGCGAGGTTCATGTGCTTCTGGGCGAAAACGGCGCCGGCAAGTCGACGCTGGTCGGCATTCTGTCCGGCATTCAGCGCCCGGACGACGGCAATATCCTGATCGACGGCAAGGAGGCCGACATTCCGACGCCGGCGGCGGCGCTATCGCTCGGCATCGGCACGGTCTTCCAGCACGCAATGCTCGTGCCGACCCTGACCGTGGCCGAGAATATCGCGCTCGGCGGCGCGCCGCTCGGCCGTCCGGACCGGACGGGGATTGCCGGTGACATGGCGCGGGTCTGTGCCGATCTTGGCATCTCTGTCGACCCCAATGCCAAGGTCGGGCAACTGTCCCTTGGCGAACAGCAGCAGGTCGAGATCGTCCGGGCCGTGATGCGCCAGAGCCGCGTCCTCATCCTCGATGAAGCGACCGCCATGCTGACGCCGAAGGGCGCTGAAGAGTTGGGCGCCCTGATGGGCCGCCTCGTCGCGCGCGGCTTCGCGGTCATCTTCATCACCCACAAGCTCAACGAGGCGCTGGCCTATGGCCACCGCATCACCGTCCTCAGGCTCGGCCGCAAGGTCGGCGAACTGGGGCCGGACGACCTGGAACGCCTCGGTCCGAAGGATGCGACCGACGAAGTGATCCGGCTGATGTTCGGAGAGCGCACGGCTGCCGGACCAGGCGAGGAGGCGCATGTGCGCCGGACGCCCCTGACCCCGGTGCCGGTCTTCGAGATTCGCGACCTCTCCGTCAGCGATCCGCTGGTGCCCGTCGAGGACGTCAGCTTCGGCATCCGGGCCGGCGAGATTTTCGGCCTCGCCGGCATCGACGGCAACGGCCAGAAGCAGTTTGCCGAGGCGCTGGCCGGCCAGAGGCCGATCGCCTCCGGCGAAGTCATTCTCAGCGGCGCCGAGATCGGGCATCTTTCGCCCGGCAACCGCCGCAGGATCGGCCTGCGCTACGTCACCGACGACCGGCTCGGCGAGGGGACCGTCGGCGCCTTCCCGATTTCGCTCAACCTGCTCTTGAAGCAGGTCGGCGAGCAGCCCTTCTGGAACCGTGGATTCGAGCAGTCATCCGCGATCGCGGACCATGCCCGTCAGCTCGTCTCCGATTTCGATGTGCGCACGCCGGGGATCGAGACGCCGATCGGCAAGCTCTCCGGTGGCAACATCCAGAAGGCGCTTCTGGCGCGCGAACTCACCGGCGATGCGCGGGTGGTGATCTTCGCCAAACCCACCTATGGCCTCGACGTCCAGAACATCCGCGCCACCCGCGACCGCATCCGCGCGGCGGCGGACCGGGGGCTGGCGGTGCTGCTGATCTCGACGGATCTGGAGGAGGTTCTGGAACTGTCGGACCGGATCGCGGTGATGTCCCAGGGCCGGATTGTCGGAACAACGGAAAACGACACGGGCGCACGCACGCGCGTCGGTGCGATGATGAGCGGAGTTGCGGCGTGA